A genomic region of Dickeya solani IPO 2222 contains the following coding sequences:
- a CDS encoding sigma-54 interaction domain-containing protein yields MQSALDLALSLTRHRDEAGLCDWLMSTLRAAWQPQGALLGMVDVSGRQLICSGWVHRTPLSLSLGVDDFSHPLAYVLLKNQTRSWTSLYGGARIEHGGFRQLLADAGTACGLYAMPLQAESGKPLAVLALLDTPERLQALGQHGDCAQLGQVFCSQLALIRDLGHSRREQTALRDSLRQIKDEGALRREREKRVAAGLVGQSGAVRQLHQQICQAASHRLSVLVHGETGAGKDVVARLLHQCSERAERPFIAINCAAIPENLIESELFGYEKGAFSGAQSNKVGLVAQANGGTLFLDEVGDMPPLMQAKLLRVLETHSFRPLGAGQERHSDFRLIAATHQPLEQRVAEGQFRQDLYHRLCQCLVQVAPLRDRPDDISLLCEHFIGQFSRQQQKQLGPLHRAFLKQLVGYDFPGNVRELKNLLEVACAHTSEGQPIRLASLPPELRERVCGETAADSDAFHHIQDLRIATQQYEAAVIAARLRQFQGNRLLVAESLNIPKRTLDHKCQKLEVN; encoded by the coding sequence ATGCAATCAGCCCTCGATCTGGCGCTCTCGCTGACCCGTCACCGGGATGAAGCCGGCCTGTGCGACTGGCTGATGAGCACGCTGCGGGCCGCATGGCAGCCGCAGGGTGCGCTGCTGGGGATGGTGGATGTCAGCGGGCGCCAGTTGATATGCAGCGGCTGGGTGCATCGCACACCGCTGTCGCTGTCGCTCGGCGTGGACGATTTCAGTCATCCGCTGGCTTATGTATTGCTCAAGAATCAAACGCGCAGCTGGACGTCGTTGTACGGCGGCGCGCGCATCGAGCATGGCGGTTTTCGCCAGTTGCTGGCCGACGCGGGTACCGCCTGCGGGCTGTACGCCATGCCGTTGCAGGCGGAAAGTGGCAAACCGCTGGCGGTGCTGGCGCTGCTGGATACGCCGGAGCGGCTGCAGGCGCTGGGGCAGCATGGCGATTGCGCGCAACTGGGGCAGGTGTTCTGCAGCCAGCTGGCGTTGATCCGCGATCTGGGCCATAGCCGACGCGAACAGACCGCGCTGCGTGATTCGCTGCGCCAGATTAAAGATGAAGGCGCGCTGCGGCGCGAACGGGAAAAACGGGTGGCCGCCGGGCTGGTTGGTCAATCCGGCGCGGTGCGGCAATTGCACCAGCAGATTTGTCAGGCGGCCAGCCACCGGTTATCGGTGCTGGTTCACGGCGAAACCGGCGCCGGCAAAGACGTGGTGGCCCGGCTGTTGCACCAGTGTTCCGAGCGTGCCGAGCGCCCGTTCATCGCCATCAACTGCGCCGCTATTCCGGAAAACCTGATTGAAAGCGAGCTGTTCGGCTACGAGAAAGGCGCGTTTTCCGGCGCGCAAAGCAACAAGGTCGGGCTGGTGGCGCAAGCCAACGGCGGCACGCTGTTTCTGGATGAAGTGGGCGATATGCCGCCGCTGATGCAGGCCAAGCTGTTGCGAGTATTGGAAACGCACAGCTTCCGGCCGCTGGGCGCCGGGCAGGAGCGGCATTCCGATTTCCGGCTGATCGCCGCCACGCATCAACCGCTGGAACAGCGGGTGGCCGAAGGCCAGTTCCGTCAGGATCTCTACCATCGCCTGTGCCAGTGTCTGGTGCAGGTGGCGCCGCTGCGCGATCGCCCGGACGACATCAGCCTGCTGTGCGAACACTTCATCGGGCAGTTTTCCCGCCAGCAGCAGAAGCAGCTGGGGCCGTTGCATCGTGCGTTTCTCAAGCAACTGGTGGGGTATGACTTCCCCGGCAATGTGCGTGAGCTGAAGAACCTGCTGGAGGTAGCCTGCGCCCATACGTCGGAAGGGCAACCTATTCGTCTGGCATCGCTGCCGCCGGAGTTGCGGGAACGGGTATGCGGCGAAACCGCTGCCGATAGCGATGCTTTCCATCATATTCAGGACTTGCGCATCGCCACCCAGCAGTATGAAGCCGCGGTGATTGCGGCGCGTCTGCGCCAGTTTCAGGGCAACCGGCTGCTGGTGGCGGAGAGCCTGAATATTCCCAAACGAACCCTGGATCATAAGTGCCAGAAACTGGAGGTGAACTGA
- the vasI gene encoding type VI secretion system-associated protein VasI has translation MMLTMVPLLMAAVGSPDPAWQSLWEQCRNEASPQVRLACYDALGRETERAGALPSAPNTGAAGENAFHLNREAVNGDLTLTRTLADGNTLVIGCASSITHLRLTLSQPWPGDNVTSQLDGASAPDNWFVRNRGTLLEFGRGLPAIDALKRWVGHRELVLNGEQDHVLRIDLTGLGEALAPLRQQCRW, from the coding sequence ATGATGCTGACGATGGTGCCGCTGCTGATGGCGGCAGTCGGCTCGCCCGATCCTGCCTGGCAATCATTGTGGGAACAGTGCCGCAATGAAGCATCGCCGCAGGTGCGTCTGGCCTGTTACGACGCGCTCGGACGCGAGACGGAACGCGCGGGCGCTTTGCCGTCCGCCCCGAATACTGGCGCCGCGGGGGAGAACGCGTTTCATCTCAACCGCGAGGCGGTCAATGGCGACCTGACGCTGACGCGGACGCTGGCGGACGGCAATACGCTGGTGATCGGCTGCGCCAGCAGCATTACCCATTTGCGGCTGACGCTCAGCCAGCCGTGGCCGGGCGACAACGTCACCTCCCAGCTTGACGGCGCCAGCGCGCCGGATAACTGGTTTGTGCGCAACCGCGGCACGTTGCTGGAATTTGGCCGCGGCTTGCCGGCGATCGACGCGCTCAAGCGCTGGGTTGGCCACCGGGAGCTGGTGCTGAATGGGGAGCAGGATCATGTGCTGCGTATCGATCTCACCGGGCTGGGCGAGGCGCTGGCGCCGTTGCGTCAGCAGTGCCGCTGGTAG
- the tssA gene encoding type VI secretion system protein TssA produces the protein MHAHPWCKRLLTTLPDEALRAAVAADDPVWEQVETELVKLGSLAHSQVDLNAVAGQCLTLLESRTKDMRVLVQLLRCLQHPAKATPFATAIMLLDSWLEAYWTLAFPASPVQKQKLMVQIIRRFEGVLPRMAENASGAELSQLHPLAEQLAARWSGLAADKADLTDELVAALHRARQRHQAQEKANQTAEPASGGQGGTSGSAAAASGGSGSATGTTSAVATVEVNSSDDRNWKQTQLTVAALLVERQPEAPVGYRLRRNAVWAGIATPPTTARGNKTQLAPVSPDRVDEYQSALAQADLALWNKIEQSLTLAPYWFDGHMLSATVATRLGQSAVASAIADELSAFLARLPELRELAFSDGSPFLSAKCAQWLQSAQPARGGGGQRQDSLAAEAAACCAEQGLGAALALLDERIRRLKEPRERFCAELVLADLLAEEGMKALAAQHYQHLWQESERLGLMQWEPGMVSRLERLGASRRK, from the coding sequence ATGCATGCACACCCCTGGTGTAAGCGACTGCTGACGACCCTGCCCGACGAGGCCCTGCGGGCGGCGGTGGCGGCGGATGATCCGGTGTGGGAACAGGTAGAAACCGAGTTAGTCAAGCTGGGGTCGCTGGCGCACAGCCAGGTGGATCTCAACGCGGTCGCCGGTCAGTGCCTGACGCTGCTGGAGAGCCGTACCAAAGACATGCGTGTGCTGGTGCAACTGCTGCGCTGTTTGCAGCACCCGGCCAAGGCCACCCCGTTCGCCACCGCCATCATGCTGCTCGACAGCTGGCTGGAGGCTTACTGGACGCTGGCGTTCCCCGCCAGTCCGGTACAAAAACAGAAGCTGATGGTGCAGATTATCCGCCGTTTTGAGGGCGTACTGCCCCGCATGGCGGAAAATGCCTCCGGAGCGGAGCTGAGCCAACTGCATCCGTTGGCGGAACAACTGGCGGCACGCTGGAGCGGTCTGGCCGCCGACAAGGCTGACCTGACCGACGAACTGGTGGCGGCGCTTCACCGCGCCCGGCAACGCCATCAGGCGCAGGAGAAAGCCAATCAGACGGCGGAGCCGGCGTCTGGCGGGCAGGGTGGAACGAGCGGGAGCGCCGCTGCTGCCAGCGGCGGTTCTGGCAGCGCCACCGGAACGACCAGCGCGGTCGCGACGGTGGAAGTCAACAGTTCGGATGACCGCAACTGGAAGCAGACCCAGCTTACTGTGGCGGCGTTGCTGGTGGAACGCCAGCCGGAAGCGCCGGTGGGCTATCGCCTGCGCCGCAACGCGGTCTGGGCCGGGATCGCCACGCCGCCGACGACGGCTCGCGGCAATAAAACCCAGCTGGCGCCGGTGTCGCCCGACCGGGTGGATGAATACCAGAGCGCGCTTGCACAGGCGGACCTGGCATTGTGGAACAAGATTGAACAGAGCCTGACGCTGGCGCCGTACTGGTTTGATGGCCACATGCTGTCGGCGACGGTGGCGACCCGGCTGGGGCAGAGCGCCGTTGCCAGCGCCATCGCCGATGAACTGTCGGCGTTTCTCGCCCGGTTGCCGGAGCTGCGCGAGCTGGCGTTCAGCGACGGTTCGCCGTTTCTGTCCGCCAAATGCGCCCAGTGGCTGCAATCCGCCCAGCCGGCGCGCGGCGGCGGTGGTCAGCGGCAGGACAGCCTGGCGGCCGAGGCGGCGGCCTGCTGCGCCGAGCAAGGGTTAGGCGCGGCGCTGGCGCTGCTGGATGAGCGTATTCGGCGGTTGAAAGAACCGCGTGAGCGTTTTTGCGCCGAACTGGTGCTGGCGGATTTGCTGGCGGAAGAAGGCATGAAAGCGCTGGCGGCACAACATTATCAGCACCTGTGGCAGGAAAGCGAGCGACTGGGCCTGATGCAGTGGGAACCGGGAATGGTCAGCCGACTGGAACGGCTGGGCGCGTCCCGCAGGAAATAA
- the tssM gene encoding type VI secretion system membrane subunit TssM: MLKIIITFLRQQLPKLKPSWLLLGVVVWVVALVLAWWLGPRLTLGDMRPLQSVWGRVVFTLVWLWLGFAYSAWHVWRRVQQLRAERREQQIIEQDPLQVYVDSQQTFLDRWLQAFQTQLGKKALYAMPWYLAIGLSGSGKSSLIHRANTANKLNPKLDAELRDVAGGQQVNSWVGESAVIWDPSGQLLAQPEIGAEPSAGRHARLWQHLLQWLSLNRRRQPLNGLVLTIDLSWLAQASVSERKAYAQVMRARLQEIAVNINTRLPLYVALTRLDMLRGFDVVYRSLNREARQAVLGVTFTPQASHGKGWLEELERFWDDWIANLNNNLPEMLLTQSDRGVRNTLFTFVRQLAGLKDYVTEVLNETLATGDDRAFLVRGVYVSSVYQQGVPFDAFAQSASRRYQLPEPINAAMRGESNTFFVQKLFPEVIFPEASLAGENRLHSLYRRRRMSIGITCMVLFGLAMIGSWHHFYRVNEEAGRNVLTKAQAFIGTNELEGQAGYGYQQLPRLNLIRDATLSFGNYHERTPMLADLGLYQGDKIGPYVEGSYLQMLNQRFLPAVMQGLLEDLNQAPAGSEQKLTILRVMRMLDDASGRNKTLVEQFMALRWQKAFPGQGKVQEQLMQHLDYALDHTDWHQSREQKDTVAISTFAPFVDPIASAQRELSKLPMYQRVYQSLVMKATQVLPPDLAIRDEVGPTFDSVFTLRNDKAGTVPRLLTYPGFSDFYLKQDKTLLDLTALDAWVLGQRERAHLSEADRKEILRQVNDRYITDYINQWQKALANIDVQPLESPEQALNILTDITGNDQPFQRVLTTVSDNTRIRKLADDENDTAQGINTRIGRPFMTINAALSGRGEQGPLVQEVNQKLTDLYHYLDQIVNATDPGQAALKAVQARQGNKFADPVFALQQYARSLPAPLDRWVGQLAGESASLVTGLAMSSLNQEWMDKVVTPFNEKLADRYPFNPSSDKDVPLSEMERFFAVGGTLDSFYQTNLKSIMDSGMLEGEGASPLQTELVKQLDRATRIRQTLFNAQGSLEIHFVVEPVELTANKRRSVLNLDGQLLEYSHGRRTKTPLVWPNSMRDGAESKLTLVPDDRERSPRSLSFTGPWAMFRLLTNGQLTQVNDNTFDVRFSLEQGGMTYRVYTDASHNPFAGGLFSQFKLPDSLY; this comes from the coding sequence ATGTTGAAAATAATCATTACCTTTTTGCGGCAACAGCTGCCGAAACTGAAACCTTCCTGGCTGTTGCTGGGGGTGGTGGTATGGGTGGTGGCGCTGGTGCTGGCCTGGTGGCTGGGACCGCGTCTGACCCTCGGCGACATGCGCCCGCTGCAAAGCGTGTGGGGCCGCGTGGTGTTCACGCTGGTCTGGCTGTGGCTGGGCTTTGCCTACAGCGCCTGGCACGTCTGGCGCCGGGTGCAGCAATTACGCGCGGAACGGCGTGAACAGCAGATTATCGAGCAGGACCCGCTGCAGGTATACGTCGACAGCCAGCAAACCTTTCTGGACCGCTGGTTGCAGGCGTTTCAGACCCAACTGGGCAAAAAGGCGTTGTACGCCATGCCCTGGTATCTGGCGATCGGCCTGTCCGGCAGCGGCAAAAGCAGCCTGATTCATCGCGCCAACACGGCCAACAAACTCAACCCGAAACTGGATGCGGAATTGCGCGACGTGGCGGGCGGCCAACAGGTTAACAGCTGGGTCGGCGAGTCGGCGGTGATCTGGGACCCAAGCGGTCAACTGCTGGCCCAGCCGGAAATCGGCGCGGAGCCGTCGGCCGGACGCCATGCCCGCCTGTGGCAACACCTGTTGCAGTGGCTGAGCCTCAACCGTCGCCGCCAGCCGCTGAACGGACTGGTGCTGACTATCGATCTGTCCTGGTTGGCGCAGGCCAGCGTATCGGAGCGTAAAGCGTATGCGCAGGTGATGCGCGCCCGCTTGCAGGAAATTGCCGTCAATATCAATACCCGCCTGCCGCTGTATGTGGCGTTGACCCGTCTGGACATGCTGCGCGGTTTTGACGTGGTGTACCGCTCGCTGAACCGGGAAGCGCGTCAGGCAGTGCTGGGGGTGACGTTCACGCCGCAGGCCAGCCACGGCAAAGGCTGGCTGGAAGAGCTGGAGCGCTTTTGGGACGACTGGATCGCCAACCTCAACAATAACCTGCCGGAAATGCTGCTCACGCAGTCGGATCGCGGCGTGCGCAATACGCTGTTCACCTTCGTGCGCCAGCTAGCCGGGTTGAAGGATTACGTGACGGAAGTGCTGAACGAAACGTTGGCGACCGGCGACGACCGCGCGTTCCTGGTCCGCGGCGTGTATGTCAGCTCGGTGTACCAGCAGGGCGTGCCGTTCGACGCCTTCGCCCAGTCCGCTTCCCGGCGTTATCAGTTGCCGGAGCCGATCAACGCCGCCATGCGCGGCGAGTCGAATACGTTCTTCGTGCAGAAGCTGTTCCCGGAGGTGATTTTCCCGGAAGCCAGTCTGGCGGGGGAAAACCGGCTGCACAGCCTCTATCGCCGTCGCCGCATGAGTATCGGGATTACCTGCATGGTGTTGTTCGGGCTGGCGATGATCGGCAGCTGGCACCATTTCTATCGGGTGAACGAAGAGGCCGGCCGTAACGTGCTGACCAAGGCACAGGCGTTCATCGGCACCAACGAACTGGAAGGACAGGCGGGGTACGGCTATCAGCAACTGCCGCGTCTGAACCTGATCCGCGACGCCACCCTGTCGTTCGGCAACTACCACGAACGCACGCCGATGCTGGCCGACCTCGGGCTGTATCAGGGCGATAAGATCGGCCCTTACGTGGAAGGCTCTTACCTGCAAATGCTCAACCAGCGTTTCCTGCCGGCGGTGATGCAGGGGCTGCTGGAGGACCTGAATCAGGCGCCGGCCGGCAGCGAGCAGAAACTCACCATTCTGCGGGTGATGCGGATGCTGGACGACGCCTCCGGGCGTAACAAGACGCTGGTGGAGCAGTTCATGGCGCTGCGTTGGCAGAAGGCGTTTCCGGGGCAGGGTAAGGTGCAGGAACAACTGATGCAGCATCTGGATTACGCGCTGGATCATACCGACTGGCACCAGTCCCGCGAGCAGAAGGATACGGTGGCGATCTCCACCTTCGCGCCGTTCGTGGACCCGATCGCCAGCGCCCAGCGCGAGCTGAGCAAGTTGCCGATGTACCAGCGCGTCTACCAGAGTCTGGTGATGAAGGCGACGCAGGTGCTGCCGCCGGATCTGGCGATTCGCGACGAAGTGGGGCCGACGTTCGATTCGGTCTTCACCCTGCGCAACGACAAGGCGGGCACGGTGCCGCGGCTGTTGACCTATCCCGGTTTCAGCGATTTCTACCTCAAGCAGGATAAAACGCTGCTGGACCTGACCGCGCTGGATGCCTGGGTGCTGGGTCAGCGTGAGCGCGCCCACCTGAGCGAGGCCGACCGCAAAGAGATCCTGCGTCAGGTGAACGACCGCTATATCACCGATTACATCAACCAGTGGCAAAAGGCGCTGGCGAATATTGATGTACAACCGCTGGAAAGCCCGGAACAGGCGTTGAACATACTGACCGATATTACCGGTAACGACCAGCCGTTCCAGCGCGTGCTGACCACGGTGAGCGACAACACCCGCATCCGCAAGCTGGCGGATGACGAGAACGACACCGCGCAGGGCATCAATACCCGCATCGGTCGCCCGTTCATGACCATCAACGCCGCGCTGAGCGGGCGGGGCGAGCAGGGGCCGCTGGTGCAGGAGGTCAATCAGAAGTTGACCGATCTCTACCACTATCTGGATCAGATCGTGAACGCCACCGATCCGGGGCAGGCGGCGCTGAAAGCGGTGCAGGCGCGTCAGGGCAACAAGTTCGCCGATCCGGTGTTTGCGTTGCAGCAGTATGCCCGTAGCCTGCCGGCGCCGCTGGACCGTTGGGTCGGCCAACTGGCGGGAGAAAGCGCCAGTCTGGTGACCGGGCTGGCGATGTCGTCGCTCAATCAGGAGTGGATGGACAAGGTGGTGACGCCGTTTAACGAGAAACTGGCGGACCGTTACCCGTTCAACCCGTCTTCCGACAAGGATGTGCCGCTGTCCGAAATGGAACGCTTCTTTGCCGTGGGCGGTACGCTGGACAGCTTCTACCAGACCAACCTCAAGTCGATTATGGACAGCGGTATGCTGGAGGGGGAAGGCGCGTCGCCGTTGCAGACGGAGCTGGTGAAACAGCTGGATCGCGCCACCCGTATCCGCCAGACGCTGTTCAATGCGCAGGGCAGCCTGGAAATACACTTTGTGGTGGAACCGGTGGAGCTGACCGCCAACAAGCGTCGCAGCGTGCTGAATCTTGACGGACAGTTGCTGGAGTACAGCCACGGACGCCGGACCAAAACGCCGCTGGTGTGGCCGAACAGTATGCGCGACGGCGCCGAAAGCAAGCTGACGCTGGTGCCGGATGACCGCGAACGCTCGCCGCGCAGCCTGAGCTTCACCGGCCCGTGGGCGATGTTCCGCCTGCTGACCAACGGCCAGCTGACGCAGGTGAACGACAATACCTTCGACGTGCGTTTCTCGCTGGAACAAGGCGGCATGACCTATCGCGTCTATACCGACGCCAGCCACAATCCGTTTGCCGGTGGTCTGTTCAGCCAGTTCAAACTGCCTGATTCTCTCTATTAA
- a CDS encoding VasL domain-containing protein → MQDAQQALKVGRDPRMLPEYEALRAEINKLSHASRPDVDWMRVHDMATAIFEKQGVDLQTAIYFTLARSRLAGLNGFTEGCEFLANLIVTQWENFWPPVHQERARIEILDWFIARISEVIRQYAISHEHKRLVYRCERALQLMSEKLHNSGLSRIPRVENLLHFIEGYTHLFDETEIVIVSDDQTLKKQQDMQIPPMVFFQSDMEPGGMASVAAAAQPALPSGSILVGREKGQMKPTVLKIEAHRKQKPAWFWFVCGVLTCALPVAAVSGWQYWQDQKTEALALLQQPAYALPAAPDHNDIRRVRIVLGEQKLQGMEGELINRYQAQLEQVKNASPFYLYQYGEGLKGVMQQLYPDSLAVKEMDRQWQIALDRQQGDKPPRVSGYEQARAGVGDTLQQLLDLEKQRRTVTISYLKSQLYDIQKDLASDVPFGLRLRTLESRKAARQSLTPAELRAMEDELRAFTIRLYRLQQGDSGS, encoded by the coding sequence ATGCAAGATGCACAACAGGCCCTGAAAGTGGGCCGCGATCCACGGATGCTGCCCGAGTACGAGGCGTTACGCGCTGAAATCAACAAGCTGAGCCATGCTTCCCGCCCGGATGTGGACTGGATGCGGGTGCACGATATGGCGACCGCTATCTTCGAGAAGCAGGGCGTCGATCTGCAAACCGCCATCTATTTTACCCTGGCGCGCTCGCGTCTGGCCGGGCTGAACGGCTTTACCGAGGGCTGTGAATTTCTCGCCAACCTGATCGTGACCCAGTGGGAAAACTTCTGGCCGCCGGTACATCAGGAACGGGCACGTATCGAAATTCTGGACTGGTTTATCGCCCGCATTAGCGAGGTGATTCGCCAGTACGCCATCAGCCATGAGCACAAACGGCTGGTCTACCGCTGCGAGCGCGCGCTGCAACTGATGAGCGAGAAGCTGCACAATTCCGGTCTGAGCCGCATCCCCCGGGTGGAAAACCTGCTGCACTTTATCGAGGGTTACACCCATCTGTTTGACGAAACCGAGATTGTGATTGTCTCCGACGATCAGACGCTGAAAAAACAGCAGGATATGCAGATTCCGCCGATGGTGTTCTTCCAGTCCGACATGGAACCAGGCGGGATGGCGTCTGTGGCGGCGGCAGCCCAGCCGGCGCTGCCGTCGGGCAGTATTCTGGTCGGGCGGGAGAAAGGGCAGATGAAACCGACGGTATTGAAGATTGAGGCGCACCGTAAGCAGAAACCGGCCTGGTTCTGGTTTGTCTGCGGCGTGCTGACTTGTGCGTTGCCGGTGGCGGCGGTGAGCGGTTGGCAGTACTGGCAGGATCAGAAAACCGAGGCGCTGGCGCTGTTGCAGCAGCCGGCCTACGCGCTGCCGGCCGCGCCGGATCACAATGATATCCGCCGGGTGCGCATCGTGCTGGGCGAGCAGAAGCTGCAAGGCATGGAAGGCGAGCTGATCAACCGTTATCAGGCGCAACTGGAGCAGGTGAAGAACGCCTCGCCGTTCTATCTGTACCAGTATGGCGAAGGGCTGAAAGGCGTGATGCAGCAACTGTATCCGGACTCGCTGGCGGTCAAAGAGATGGACCGTCAGTGGCAGATCGCCCTCGACCGCCAGCAGGGCGACAAGCCGCCCCGCGTCAGCGGTTACGAGCAGGCGCGCGCCGGGGTGGGCGACACCCTGCAGCAACTGCTGGATCTGGAAAAACAGCGTCGCACGGTGACCATTTCGTACCTGAAGTCCCAACTCTACGATATTCAGAAAGATTTGGCTTCCGATGTGCCGTTTGGCCTCCGTTTGCGGACGCTGGAATCGCGCAAGGCTGCCCGCCAGTCGCTGACCCCGGCGGAGCTGCGCGCCATGGAAGATGAACTGCGTGCTTTCACTATCCGGTTGTACCGGTTGCAGCAAGGCGATAGCGGCAGTTAA
- a CDS encoding tetratricopeptide repeat protein, whose product MMRKIRVLTALSVCWLAACQAPVSSLSDADLRKSAESGNGEAQYRLAKQLASHSHYGEAMQWMQKAADLSDLSGPRENRALAALQVGDWYQAGLGEPKNTPLARQWWQKASRLGSGEAGYRLGTDCQAQHQGKLVAACLDAFERAADNQYAPAQLVVAQWYAAHPGAEEEATGWVEKAADLGNRDAQYQLAQRYEQGKGVAKRTDLAERWYFRAAQRGQPQAQLWMARHADGKDALDWYQKAATSGEAGAQLWLAQAYRDGNKGLAKDDKQARYWLERASGKGNGEADYKLSQMQADNAKREHYLVLASSAGYVPAQRELGDWLLKRGELERAREVFAKAAATGDTASRLAYGEMLRLGQGGKADYVEAMKQYRFAAHDGNRMAQYRMGMMRQDGLGASRNRIHAYAWYSLAATEGMAEAIAARNDLEATMQPDEIKAGQKLAMHWSTGKETDTQ is encoded by the coding sequence ATGATGAGAAAAATACGAGTATTGACGGCACTGTCCGTGTGTTGGCTGGCTGCCTGTCAGGCGCCGGTGTCGTCACTGTCCGATGCGGATTTGCGCAAATCGGCGGAGAGCGGTAACGGCGAAGCGCAGTACCGGCTGGCGAAGCAGCTGGCTTCCCATTCGCACTACGGCGAGGCCATGCAGTGGATGCAAAAGGCGGCGGATTTGTCAGACCTGTCCGGACCGCGGGAAAACCGTGCGTTGGCGGCGTTGCAGGTGGGCGACTGGTATCAGGCCGGGCTGGGCGAACCGAAAAATACGCCGCTGGCGCGCCAGTGGTGGCAGAAAGCCTCGCGGCTGGGTAGCGGCGAGGCCGGCTATCGGCTGGGAACCGACTGTCAGGCGCAGCATCAGGGCAAACTGGTGGCGGCCTGTCTGGACGCGTTCGAGCGCGCGGCGGACAATCAGTACGCACCGGCGCAGTTGGTGGTGGCCCAGTGGTACGCCGCCCACCCCGGCGCCGAAGAGGAGGCAACCGGGTGGGTAGAGAAGGCGGCGGATCTGGGTAACCGGGATGCGCAGTACCAGCTTGCCCAGCGTTATGAGCAAGGGAAAGGCGTGGCGAAGCGGACCGACCTGGCCGAGCGCTGGTATTTCCGGGCGGCGCAAAGGGGGCAGCCGCAGGCCCAGTTATGGATGGCGCGGCACGCCGACGGTAAAGACGCGCTCGACTGGTATCAGAAGGCGGCGACCAGCGGCGAAGCCGGGGCGCAGTTGTGGCTGGCGCAGGCTTATCGCGACGGCAACAAAGGGCTGGCGAAGGACGACAAGCAGGCGCGTTACTGGCTGGAGCGCGCCTCCGGTAAAGGCAATGGCGAAGCCGATTACAAGCTGAGCCAGATGCAGGCGGACAACGCCAAACGGGAGCACTATCTGGTGCTGGCGTCGTCGGCCGGCTATGTGCCGGCGCAGCGTGAGCTGGGCGACTGGCTGCTTAAGCGCGGCGAGCTGGAACGGGCCCGCGAGGTGTTTGCCAAGGCGGCGGCGACCGGCGATACCGCATCCCGGCTGGCGTATGGCGAGATGCTGCGACTGGGGCAGGGCGGTAAGGCGGACTATGTGGAAGCGATGAAGCAGTATCGCTTCGCGGCGCATGACGGCAACCGTATGGCGCAGTATCGTATGGGGATGATGCGTCAGGATGGGCTGGGCGCGTCCCGTAACCGTATTCACGCCTACGCCTGGTACTCGCTGGCGGCGACCGAAGGCATGGCGGAGGCCATTGCGGCCCGCAACGATCTGGAAGCCACCATGCAGCCGGATGAAATCAAGGCCGGGCAGAAACTGGCCATGCATTGGTCGACAGGCAAGGAGACGGATACACAGTGA
- a CDS encoding DKNYY domain-containing protein, whose amino-acid sequence MKRNGYLALLLGMVALSSQAEVKPPYQVEQGQVVYRVSTNADPKVLAGAKPQDFRVLLREKRVALAVSDHRYYCNQQPLPDGFKPESARLRYDTFLITNVGSYVGCERMKQDIDADSFQALDFPFFRDRNHVWLPDGEELNGVDIASFKALARNQAFDKQNYYFVENETSVVPYQKQAPSAGICFGWATIDGNLYYRGEQRADGDAASFRCLTFSAALDKNGFYVFGRPYQDIPAGVKAADIRMLPNNEKLATDGERVWFLGVEPVQLAGLSLRDVRVVPDATGYTISDGKTRWLCGSGKVNGRPLCRKG is encoded by the coding sequence ATGAAACGGAACGGATATCTCGCCCTGTTGCTGGGCATGGTGGCGCTGTCGTCGCAGGCGGAAGTGAAACCACCCTATCAGGTTGAGCAAGGTCAGGTGGTGTATCGGGTATCGACGAATGCGGATCCGAAGGTGTTGGCGGGGGCTAAACCGCAAGACTTCCGGGTGCTGTTGCGGGAAAAACGGGTGGCGCTGGCGGTGTCCGACCATCGTTACTACTGCAACCAGCAGCCCCTGCCGGATGGTTTCAAGCCAGAAAGCGCCAGACTGCGTTACGACACGTTTCTGATTACCAATGTCGGGTCGTACGTCGGCTGCGAACGTATGAAGCAGGATATCGACGCCGACAGTTTTCAGGCGCTGGATTTTCCGTTCTTCCGCGATCGCAATCATGTCTGGCTGCCTGACGGCGAAGAGTTGAATGGCGTGGATATCGCCAGTTTTAAAGCGCTGGCCAGAAATCAGGCGTTCGACAAGCAGAACTACTATTTCGTGGAGAATGAAACCAGCGTTGTGCCCTATCAAAAACAGGCGCCGAGCGCGGGGATCTGTTTTGGCTGGGCCACCATTGACGGCAATCTTTACTACCGTGGCGAGCAGCGCGCCGATGGCGATGCCGCCAGTTTCCGCTGCCTGACGTTCAGCGCCGCGCTGGACAAAAACGGCTTCTATGTCTTCGGGCGGCCGTATCAGGACATCCCGGCCGGGGTGAAAGCGGCGGATATTCGTATGCTGCCGAATAATGAAAAACTGGCGACCGACGGCGAGCGTGTCTGGTTTCTGGGGGTAGAACCGGTGCAACTGGCCGGACTGAGCCTGCGCGACGTCCGGGTGGTGCCGGACGCCACCGGCTATACCATCAGCGACGGCAAAACCCGCTGGCTGTGCGGCTCCGGCAAGGTTAACGGTCGCCCGCTGTGCCGCAAGGGATGA